In Trifolium pratense cultivar HEN17-A07 linkage group LG7, ARS_RC_1.1, whole genome shotgun sequence, a genomic segment contains:
- the LOC123896177 gene encoding uncharacterized protein LOC123896177, which yields MSKPAKFISEGGSSTRPPLFEGNDYYYWKDKMELFLRSQDNYMWSVIENGEYTPLAKDSTTPKPQAEWTTTEADRVLLNTKAQLFIKSALCREEYDRIMQCKNAKEMWDTLKTHHEGTSRVKETRIDIGVRKFELFEMKEDESIDQMYGRFTIIINELNSLGKTYTTHERVRKILRCLPKEWRHIVTAITESKTLSEVKMEDLIGSLKAHEAILQEDKSPKKKMIALDSQSEECLQQNEIFSNKDLIDEDNEEEFALLSRRIQRLMMRRNQMRRTFPNKRNGAKPEVDMSKIQCYGCNQFGHYKSDCPKLRKPPVKKSMMATWDELDELPEEEEQEANVCLMTRSETQEVNPETCSSCQKTEYLFDNLFHDSLKLNEKYDQLQEVVIKISKEKEEYKTENELLKDIIKNMEIAHKRKLEELKENQQTNSNIQEENKILKRNVLKLENDITKFVKSTKTLENILGSQKNSFSKTGLGFETYNNQRIYNKFFVPNKPIYKCSYCHKEGHLEPFCYRKSRQQKYHKRNFSERSQNNLNSSECSQNNLKKQTSKHIYRTSSYQHKKSHYNTNHQGPKKIWVPKSMLKTYAGMSSHSQEEAMVLGQWLLQTYDWR from the coding sequence atGTCAAAACCTGCAAAGTTTATTTCAGAAGGTGGATCATCAACTAGGCCACCACTATTTGAAGGAAATGACTACTACTACTGGAAAGATAAAATGGAGCTATTCCTAAGATCACAAGATAACTACATGTGGTCAGTCATTGAAAATGGAGAATACACACCTTTGGCAAAAGATTCTACCACTCCAAAGCCTCAAGCTGAATGGACAACCACTGAAGCAGACAGGGTACTCTTAAAtactaaagctcaattatttattaaaagtgctttgtgcagggaagaatatgacaggATTATGCAATGCAAAAATGCTAAAGAAATGTGGGATACTCTCAAAACTCATCATGAAGGAACCAGTCGTGTCAAAGAAACAAGAATTGATATTGGTGTAAGAAAGTTTGAGTTATTTGAGATGAAGGAAGATGAATCCATTGATCAGATGTATGGAAGATTCACCATCATCATAAATGAGCTCAACTCTCTTGGAAAAACATACACCACACATGAAAGAGTAAGAAAAATACTAAGATGTCTACCTAAAGAATGGAGACATATAGTAACAGCCATCACAGAGTCAAAAACTCTCTCTGAAGTTAAAATGGAGGACTTGATTGGCtctttaaaagctcatgaagcaATACTTCAAGAGGATAAATCtccaaagaaaaagatgattgcATTAGACTCTCAATCAGAAGAATGCCTTCAACAAAATGAAATCTTCTCTAACAAAGATCTGATTGATGAAGACAATGAGGAAGAATTTGCACTTCTGTCAAGAAGAATTCAAAGACTCATGATGAGAAGGAATCAAATGAGGAGAACATTTCCAAATAAAAGAAATGGTGCAAAACCTGAAGTTGACATGAGCAAAATCCAATGTTATGGATGCAACCAATTTGGACACTACAAGAGTGATTGTCCAAAACTTAGAAAACCTCCTGTCAAGAAATCAATGATGGCAACCTGGGATGAGCTAGATGAACTaccagaagaagaagagcaagaagCAAATGTATGTCTTATGACAAGATCAGAAACACAAGAGGTAAACCCTGAAACTTGCTCTTCATGTCAAAAAACTGAATATTTATTTGATAATCTTTTTCATGATAgcttaaaattaaatgaaaaatatgatcaaCTTCAGGAAGTTgtaatcaaaatttcaaaagaaaaagaggaaTATAAAACTGAGAATGAATTATTAAAAGACATAATTAAAAACATGGAAATTGCtcataaaagaaaattagaagaacttaaagaaaatcaacaaactAATTCTAACAtacaagaagaaaacaaaatactaaaaaGGAATGttttaaaacttgaaaatgATATAACCAAATTTGTAAAGTCTACTAAAACCCTTGAAAACATTTTAGGATCTCAGAAAAATAGTTTTAGTAAAACTGGCCTAGGTTTTGAAACTTACAATAATCAAAGAATTtacaataaattttttgttcCTAATAAACCTATATACAAATGTTCTTACTGTCATAAGGAAGGACATCTTGAACCTTTTTGTTACAGAAAATCTAGACAACAAAAATATCATAAGAGAAATTTTTCAGAACGTTCTCAGAACAATCTTAACTCTTCAGAATGTTCTCAGAACAATCTTAAAAAACAGACTTCTAAACATATATATAGGACCTCTTCTTATCAACATAAGAAAAGTCATTATAACACTAACCATCAAGGACCCAAAAAGATATGGGTACCTAAAAGCATGCTAAAAACATATGCAGGAATGTCTTCTCACAGTCAAGAAGAAGCcatggtacttggacagtggcTGCTCCAGACATATGACTGGAGATAG